The following proteins come from a genomic window of Henningerozyma blattae CBS 6284 chromosome 4, complete genome:
- the LST7 gene encoding Lst7p (similar to Saccharomyces cerevisiae LST7 (YGR057C); ancestral locus Anc_4.198) translates to MDMFISLSHFCDKHGPRVLLVTQMNFNSSDNDPLLLPDYPLESYCDSCILHFPPVSTKQDIRSMRSVLTHHNHQISFVSTQYSSIRYQLLSSIIRKTFSEETMIYDMTPMIFQDDINKLNFVMGFKLHDENARGNERRYCLTFSIDSTDHLQSMQLLSANIDFIINGFQKMIGYIKQLRDVQLNTLAKQGQLDDNLTPIISTYLRGNKTKSSKNLTCLTNDKGIFVKLHKWNTFLLSSLYKKCHEKYERDE, encoded by the coding sequence ATGGATATGTTCATTTCGCTGTCACATTTTTGTGATAAGCACGGACCAAGAGTGTTATTAGTCACCCAGATGAATTTCAACTCTAGTGACAATGACCCCCTGTTGTTACCTGATTACCCACTAGAATCGTATTGCGATTCATGTATATTACATTTTCCACCAGTATCTACCAAGCAAGATATACGATCCATGCGTAGTGTCTTGACGCATCACAACCATCAAATATCTTTTGTATCGACTCAATATTCTTCTATACgttatcaattattatccTCTATAATACGGAAAACTTTTTCCGAAGAAACAATGATTTACGATATGACTCCTATGATTTTCCAAGATGAcatcaataaattaaattttgttatGGGGTTCAAATTACATGATGAAAACGCAAGAGGTAATGAACGACGGTATTGTTTAACATTTTCTATCGATTCTACAGATCATTTGCAATCGATGCAATTACTCTCAGCAAACAtagattttattattaatggcTTCCAAAAGATGATTGGTTATATTAAACAACTTAGAGATGTACAATTGAATACGTTAGCAAAACAAGGGCAATTGGATGATAATTTGACGCCAATTATAAGTACTTATTTGAGAGGGAATAAGACTAAGTCATCCAAAAATTTGACTTGTTTGACTAATGATAAGGGGATTTTTGTAAAGTTGCATAAGTGGAATACTTTTTTGTTAAGTTCTTTGTATAAGAAGTGTCATGAAAAGTACGAGCGTGACGAGTAG
- the SNU13 gene encoding RNA binding protein SNU13 (similar to Saccharomyces cerevisiae SNU13 (YEL026W); ancestral locus Anc_1.465) gives MSTTPNPKAFPLADGTLTQQILDVVQQAANLRQLKKGANEATKTLNRGISEFIIMAADCEPIEILLHLPLLCEDKNVAYVFVPSRVALGRACGVSRPVIAASITTNDASAIKNQIYAVKDKIETLLI, from the coding sequence ATGTCTACCACTCCAAACCCAAAAGCCTTCCCATTAGCTGATGGTACTTTAACCCAACAAATCTTGGATGTTGTTCAACAAGCTGCCAATCTAAgacaattgaaaaaaggTGCTAATGAAGCTACCAAGACTTTGAATCGTGGTATCTCtgaattcatcatcatgGCTGCTGATTGTGAACCAATCGAAATCTTATTGCatttaccattattatgtgaagataaaaatgtTGCTTACGTCTTCGTTCCATCCAGAGTTGCTTTAGGTAGAGCTTGCGGTGTTTCTAGACCTGTTATTGCTGCTTCTATCACCACTAACGATGCTTCCGCTATCAAAAACCAAATCTACGCCGTTAAGGACAAGATTGAAACTTTATTGATTTAA
- the ERG25 gene encoding methylsterol monooxygenase (similar to Saccharomyces cerevisiae ERG25 (YGR060W); ancestral locus Anc_4.206), which translates to MSTVFANVSLVSLVHADTFSATLKNVSLYQPQLTLIEKYWASWYIYMSNDILATGLMFFLLHEFVYFSRSLPWFIIDQIPYFRRWKLQPTKIPTIKEQWYCFKSVLLSHFLVEAIPIWTFHPLCETLGIKVTAPFPSWKKMVPEIALFFVLEDVWHYWAHRLFHYGVFYKYIHKQHHRYAAPFGLSAEYAHPAETLSLGFGTVGMPIFYVLYTGDLHLFTLCLWITLRLFQAVDSHSGYDFPWSLNKFLPFWAGAEHHDLHHHYFIGNYASSFRWWDYCLDTEAGPEAKSKREEKMKLRAQRDVKKMN; encoded by the coding sequence ATGTCCACAGTATTCGCTAATGTGTCACTAGTATCTCTAGTTCACGCCGATACTTTCTCCGCAACGTTGAAAAATGTATCCCTATACCAACCACAATTAAcattaatagaaaaatattgggCTTCATGGTATATTTATATGTCAAATGATATCTTGGCCACTGGTCTCATGTTCTTCCTGTTGCATGAGTTTGTCTATTTCTCCAGATCGCTCCCTTGGTTCATTATAGACCAAATCCCTTATTTCCGCCGTTGGAAATTACAACCTACAAAGATTCCAACTATAAAAGAACAATGGTATTGTTTCAAATCGGTCTTATTATCACATTTTCTTGTTGAAGCCATTCCTATTTGGACTTTCCATCCATTGTGTGAAACTCTAGGTATTAAAGTGACTGCTCCATTCCCATCttggaaaaaaatggtTCCAGAAATTGCCCTTTTCTTTGTCCTTGAAGATGTGTGGCATTATTGGGCTCATCGTCTTTTCCATTATGGCGTCTTTTACAAATACATTCACAAGCAACACCACCGTTATGCGGCTCCATTTGGATTATCTGCAGAGTATGCTCATCCAGCTGAAACATTAAGTTTAGGGTTCGGTACCGTTGGGATGCCAATCTTTTATGTTCTTTACACAGGTGATTTacatttatttactttatGTCTTTGGATCACTCTTAGATTATTCCAAGCTGTGGATTCTCACTCCGGTTATGACTTTCCTTGGagtttaaataaattcttaCCATTCTGGGCTGGTGCCGAACACCATGATTtacatcatcattatttcaTTGGTAATTATGCTTCTTCTTTCAGATGGTGGGATTATTGTTTGGACACTGAAGCTGGTCCAGAAGCCAAATCTAAGAGAGAagaaaagatgaaattacGTGCTCAAAGAGatgtgaaaaaaatgaattga
- the TBLA0D02000 gene encoding uncharacterized protein, whose amino-acid sequence MDISFLIFDPNKKPDNSQLPTSRENKIQSDQNRDPSVTNNSNSVEPDDQNQSLNQNIISGDSTPKQPHTPANSTQSSKVISQQLPWDPKFCRTIDFQASQTGFDDQLQDYDQILGPSDFFLPSKREKRVKKYLLGKFHTVSELTGYLKDKFNQKVLQLNIIATIPFNDFNLGFNPSVQEILNTFSFLFDQIETHLKIKLISNEFKDNLDKENSKYISVLKFCKDDIQISDGYNNNHIVKKPKLNGMDNYSTSQHIGTTAETSGNPIRFDCKSNFILESNTDFGFIQLTMKHDEHIPYHPLNIPEGLNSFIRSHYLLLRSELINNLKKNNEYNRFITTYKERARSYIENVWADETASTWRRHKVAFLSAIDLISTSKWSNYIQRITLPSSLINNSSYVSFEFKYPGFDKIFFGSAALTSVQNISKTFNNCHIVVGDYKGREFPIAVLFLAIEDTSQCIIESFLEVLKVKGYTFNYITTDLQLIHRNAIDKIFGSNTAQLCLWNVLKTIREVPSWDEYKVLLQEKKATNYLRRYPFYSQNYDKCIVPYLNSFMCPSVEEIEIVQNLMRQVSKIHKYFFNEINFENEKIYLKFVEDVFNELILKRKQIKYFFYLWSTFIQPSRFKLWVKMSHENIFPLRNTNLIIDLFFHKLEHIYPKRPSSVRIDTVIYVMIETLIDKYIPKIKLYSTVTNLHIKEMTNLINKFKIQIYDKINNISTKINSTIKKNNLKTTDKNKWNQSVLYAKPSLEDLGISEESENTNQHVEIVIDINSSSQRFSELSMNSEEYGDAFDIEEMRFSKDLELYNKLIETKDELFNEVTRDFTNLCCSCNRQQDNIYLLCIHLVYDFLRKYNWKYWDKLVTETYYCYTFPVVRNRFMECDGNGFSKNIVETEKEIKPEVEADIISEKEMITEEKMKTETKAANEKYVETLPEQRETNRENKTGIDQIRIENEQMIRIFNELSKLSNEIRNSFLTFIQEDFNYNSIKVSKYYMILKKLIQEIEAGKFKVTMDRPDWIPLEFWNTSVEIIKSYENI is encoded by the coding sequence ATGgacatttcttttttaatcttcGATCCCAATAAGAAACCAGATAATTCTCAACTGCCTACTTCTCGAGAAAATAAGATTCAGTCTGACCAAAATAGAGACCCTTCTGTCACTaacaattcaaattcagTAGAGCCTGATGATCAAAATCAAAGCTTAAATCAGAATATTATAAGCGGAGATTCTACTCCAAAACAACCACATACACCAGCTAATTCAACACAAAGTTCTAAAGTAATATCCCAACAATTACCGTGGGATCCAAAATTCTGTAGAACAATTGACTTTCAAGCTAGTCAAACAGGTTTTGATGATCAACTGCAAGATTATGACCAAATATTAGGTCCTTCTGATTTTTTTCTGCCTTCCAAGAGAGAGAAGCGTgtcaaaaaatatcttctgGGAAAGTTTCATACCGTTTCGGAATTAACGGGTTACTTGAAGgataaatttaatcaaaaagtattacaattaaatataattgcTACTATACCGTTCAATGATTTCAATCTTGGTTTTAATCCTTCGGTTcaagaaattttgaatacattttcctttctttttgatcaaattgaaacacatttaaaaattaaattaatttctaatgaatttaaagataatttagataaagaaaattctaaatatatttcagttttaaagttttgtaaagatgatattcaaatatcaGATGGTTATAATAACAATCATATCGTAAAAAAGCCGAAATTAAATGGCATGGATAATTATTCCACATCTCAGCATATTGGCACTACTGCTGAAACTTCAGGAAATCCCATTCGATTTGATTGCAAATCGAATTTCATATTAGAATCTAATACTGATTTTGGATTCATTCAACTTACAATGAAACATGATGAACATATTCCTTATCATCCACTAAATATACCTGAAGGATTAAATAGTTTTATACGAAGTCATTATTTGTTACTTCGAAGTGAACtaatcaataatttaaaaaaaaataacgaATATAATCGATTTATAACTACTTATAAAGAGCGAGCACGTtcatatattgaaaatgtaTGGGCTGATGAAACTGCTTCTACTTGGCGTCGTCATAAAGTTGCATTTCTTAGTGCTATAGATTTGATAAGCACATCCAAATGGAGTAATTATATTCAAAGAATAACACTTccttcttcattaattaataactCTTCGTATgtttcatttgaatttaaatatccAGGGTTTGATAAGATATTTTTTGGATCTGCAGCGTTAACTAGTGTCCAGAATATTAGtaaaacttttaataaCTGTCATATTGTAGTTGGAGATTATAAGGGCCGCGAATTTCCTATTGCAGTTTTATTTCTTGCCATTGAAGATACCTCACAATGTATCATTGAAAGTTTTTTAGAGGTTCTTAAAGTGAAAGGTTATACTTTTAACTATATCACTACTGATCTGCAACTAATACATCGTAATgcaattgataaaatatttggttCTAATACTGCTCAACTTTGTTTATGGAATGTGTTAAAGACTATTCGTGAAGTACCAAGTTGGGATGAATACAAAGTTTTACttcaagaaaagaaagCCACTAATTATTTACGAAGATATCCATTTTATTCTCAAAATTATGATAAATGTATTGTACCATATTTGAATAGTTTTATGTGTCCATCAgtagaagaaattgaaattgttcaaaatttaatgagacaagtttcaaaaatacataaatatttttttaatgaaataaattttgaaaatgaaaaaatatatttaaaatttgttgaAGATGTATTTAACGAGTTAATCCTTAAAAGGAaacaaatcaaatattttttttatttatggTCTACATTCATTCAACCGTCAAGATTTAAGTTATGGGTGAAGATGTCacatgaaaatattttcccTCTACGGAATactaatttaataattgatttattttttcataaattAGAACATATTTATCCTAAGAGGCCAAGTTCTGTTCGAATTGATACTGTAATTTATGTTATGATTGAAacattaattgataaatatattccaaAGATTAAACTATATTCCACTGTAACAAATTTACATATCAAAGAGATGACTAAtctaattaataaatttaaaattcaaatatatgataaaattaataatatttctactAAAATTAACTCcactattaaaaaaaataatttgaaaactACTGATAAGAATAAATGGAATCAAAGCGTATTATATGCAAAACCTAGTCTTGAAGATTTAGGTATAAGTGAAGAAAGTGAAAATACTAATCAACACGTAGAGATTGTAATTGATATAAATTCAAGTAGTCAACGATTTTCTGAATTATCAATGAATTCTGAAGAATATGGTGATGCATTTGATATTGAAGAGATGCGGTTCTCAAAAGATCttgaattatataataaattgattgaaACCAAAGATGAACTTTTTAATGAAGTGACAAGAGATTTTACAAATCTTTGCTGCTCATGTAATCGACAACAAGATAATATCTACTTGTTATGTATCCATTTAGTGTATGATTTCTTACGGAAATataattggaaatattGGGACAAGCTAGTAACGGAGACctattattgttatacTTTCCCTGTAGTTCGAAATCGATTTATGGAATGTGATGGGAATGGCTTTAGCAAGAATATTGTTGAAACGGAAAAGGAAATAAAACCGGAAGTGGAAGCCGATATTATATCGGAAAAGGAAATGATAACggaagaaaaaatgaaaacGGAAACAAAAGCGgctaatgaaaaatatgtaGAAACCCTTCCTGAACAAAGGGAAACAAATAGGGAAAATAAGACTGGTATTGATCAAATCagaatagaaaatgaacaAATGATTCGTatctttaatgaattatctaAGCTTTCTAATGAAATCCGAAATTCGTTCCTTACGTTTATACAAGAAGATTTCAATTACAATTCTATTAAAGTATCGAAATATTATATgatcttaaaaaaattaattcaagaGATCGAAGCAGgtaaatttaaagttaCTATGGATAGACCTGATTGGATTCCCCTTGAATTTTGGAATACGAGCGTTGAGATTATAAAAAGTTACGagaatatttaa
- the DCR2 gene encoding phosphoprotein phosphatase (similar to Saccharomyces cerevisiae DCR2 (YLR361C); ancestral locus Anc_4.200) translates to MFRFRLPYQVLVSKRYLRTLLNILLIVLGVLVVYATHQKIIFRHELPIEFTFDENYFRHYYESFPEQKQFDYFAGDNDYYDNYYKLNNMVPPGNVILNIGIQDCTNVFNLNMFCTNKDSLASILSSEDSLNTVANYTARTVLRPDISVDSRYFSRYVYFDSIPLETLLQLEVPELQIPLLQNAPDESSTINWLGIIFRHTTLQSLLSSDQPLATHAYQHGLISNADVLFGHDAVEPRPNYALQGVIANGSDSLPAWLSLQIFSPPQRLSHQDGPRLTTDPANHKFKIVQLADLHLSTGYGVCRDPFPANLIADDGSCHADPLTLQFVSQVLDEEQPQLVVFSGDQIMGDRCKADSKTALLKAVAPVIQRGIPWAMIWGNHDDEGSMDRIEISEFAAALPGSQFQFTPFDTSDNTFGVGNYLLNVYDTQDVTQVTPAFTLYFLDSHKYATTGRFSAGYDWVKPKQLHYFQYQHDQLPPTEPQHISMAFLHIPVPEYRNLQSNRPETRGELNPFVGNHKEPVTAPARDSGTLSMLQQLGISVVSCGHDHCNDYCLEDDSTGSDVWLCYGGAAGEGGYSGYGGTERRIRIYELDAKAGRVVTWKRRRGSMNEARDYQVLVDRETESDLHVPEVPDFPRAPQASDMQ, encoded by the coding sequence ATGTTTAGATTTAGATTACCGTACCAAGTTTTAGTCTCTAAACGGTACTTACGAACGTTATTAaacatattattaatagttCTTGGAGTGTTAGTTGTGTATGCAACACatcaaaagataatatttcGTCATGAGTTGCCTATTGAATTTACATTTGATGAAAATTACTTCCGTCATTATTACGAATCTTTCCCTGAACAGAAACAATTTGATTACTTTGCTGGTGATAATGACTATTACGACAATTATTACAAGTTGAATAATATGGTCCCACCGGGTAATgtaatattgaatattggAATTCAAGATTGTACGAATGTGTTTAACTTAAATATGTTTTGTACTAACAAAGACTCTTTGGCCTCTATTCTTTCATCTGAGGACTCTTTAAATACAGTTGCCAATTACACTGCACGTACAGTTCTACGTCCCGATATAAGCGTAGATTCGAGATATTTTTCACGATACGTTTATTTCGATTCCATACCATTGGAAACACTTTTACAATTAGAAGTGCCTGAATTACAAATACCTCTATTACAAAATGCTCCTGATGAATCATCAACAATCAATTGGCTCGGTATAATCTTCCGTCACACTACTTTGCAATCTCTTCTTTCTTCGGACCAACCTCTCGCCACGCATGCATACCAACATGGTCTAATATCTAATGCAGATGTGTTATTCGGTCATGACGCAGTAGAACCTCGACCCAATTACGCTTTACAAGGGGTTATTGCTAACGGTTCCGACTCGCTCCCTGCATGGCTTTCGCTTCAGATATTCTCACCACCTCAGCGGCTATCACACCAAGACGGTCCTCGCCTGACAACTGACCCTGCAAATcataaattcaaaattgtGCAATTGGCAGATCTACACTTGAGTACTGGCTATGGTGTTTGTCGAGACCCATTTCCTGCCAACCTTATAGCTGACGACGGTTCATGCCATGCAGACCCATTAACTTTACAATTTGTATCACAAGTCCTAGACGAAGAACAGCCACAATTAGTAGTATTCTCTGGTGATCAAATCATGGGTGACAGATGCAAGGCAGATTCTAAGACTGCTTTACTGAAAGCTGTGGCACCTGTGATCCAACGTGGTATCCCTTGGGCTATGATCTGGGGTAACCATGATGATGAGGGCTCTATGGACCGTATCGAGATCTCTGAGTTTGCAGCTGCTCTCCCTGGCTcacaatttcaattcacTCCCTTTGACACTTCTGACAACACATTTGGGGTGGGAAATTACCTCCTAAATGTATACGATACTCAAGACGTTACACAGGTTACCCCTGCATTTACCCTATACTTCCTAGACTCTCACAAGTATGCCACTACTGGCCGTTTCTCTGCTGGTTACGACTGGGTCAAACCCAAACAACTTCATTACTTCCAATACCAACACGACCAATTACCGCCTACAGAACCTCAACACATCAGCATGGCATTCCTTCATATCCCAGTACCAGAATACCGCAACTTGCAATCCAATCGTCCGGAAACTCGCGGCGAATTAAACCCCTTCGTAGGGAACCACAAAGAACCTGTGACTGCTCCTGCGCGTGATTCAGGCACTCTATCAATGCTTCAACAGCTGGGTATCTCTGTCGTATCATGTGGCCATGATCATTGTAATGATTACTGTTTAGAAGACGACTCAACAGGCAGCGATGTATGGCTATGTTATGGTGGTGCTGCAGGTGAAGGTGGTTATAGTGGTTATGGTGGAACAGAACGTAGAATACGTATCTACGAGCTCGATGCAAAGGCAGGACGTGTAGTCACTTGGAAACGCAGAAGAGGTAGCATGAACGAGGCACGTGACTACCAAGTTTTAGTTGACCGCGAAACTGAATCAGACCTGCACGTGCCCGAAGTGCCGGACTTTCCGAGGGCACCACAGGCGAGCGATATGCAGTGA